The Syngnathus scovelli strain Florida chromosome 13, RoL_Ssco_1.2, whole genome shotgun sequence genome has a window encoding:
- the LOC125979820 gene encoding histone-lysine N-methyltransferase Smyd1 has protein sequence MTVGNMDSVELFDAGQKGRGLRASRDLSTGEVVFAEPSFAAVVFDSLFMQVCHSCFRQQASLHRCAQCQFAFYCNRTCQVACWDEHKRECTAIKKIGKAPNENVRLAARVLWRLHKDTGIVSDSQLLSVEQLEDHVPDLTEKNLKQLELNVQSFLKYWSHGSKQHSFDYISHIFGIIMCNGFTMRDQNGLQAVGLGLFPNLCLVNHDCSPNCSVVLNHGNQNAVSSALHSQRRVELRALGKIPEGQEVTVSYIDFLNLSGDRKKKLMERYHFECMCQHCSQQLKDDLMMAAAEGKPSAEKLKEVTAFSEDCLDKIEKYRSEKDFHEVVKLCAECLDKQENVLADTHLYKLRVLSVASEVLSCQRLFSEAAVYAQRMVDGYTKLYPHNNAQLGLANMRAGVMHWQSGQTELGHNMICKAYGILMVTHGPNHTITKELESMRMQTEMELKKKKKVMSD, from the exons TCTGTTCATGCAGGTGTGCCATAGCTGTTTCCGTCAGCAGGCCAGTCTACATCGCTGCGCCCAATGCCAGTTTGCCTTTTACTGCAACCGCACTTGTCAGGTTGCATGCTGGGATGAACACAAGAGGGAATGTACAGCCATAAAGAAGATTGGCAAGGCACCCAATGAAAATGTTCG TCTTGCAGCTCGGGTGCTGTGGCGCCTTCACAAGGATACAGGCATTGTTTCAGACAGTCAGTTGCTCTCAGTCGAACAGCTGGAGGACCACGTGCCTGACCTGACAGAGAAGAACCTTAAACAGCTGGAGCTCAATGTTCAGAGTTTCCTGAAATATTGGTCCCATGGAAGCAAACAGCACTCATTTGACTACATCTCGCACATCTTTGGCATT ATTATGTGTAATGGATTCACCATGAGGGACCAGAACGGCTTGCAAGCTGTTGGTCTGGGGCTTTTCCCCAACCTGTGTCTGGTCAACCATGACTGTTCGCCCAACTGCTCTGTTGTCCTCAACCATGGCAA CCAAAATGCTGTGAGCTCTGCTCTCCATTCTCAGAGGAG GGTTGAGTTGCGAGCTTTAGGAAAAATCCCTGAGGGTCAAGAAGTGACTGTCAGCTACATCGACTTCTTAAACCTGTCTGGTGACCGCAAGAAGAAGCTGATGGAGCGTTACCACTTTGAGTGCATGTGCCAACACTGCAGCCAACAACTCAAGGATGACCTTATGATGGCTGCTGCAGAGGGCAAA CCATCTGCAGAGAAGCTGAAAGAGGTCACTGCCTTCAGTGAAGACTGTCTGGACAAGATCGAGAAATACCGTTCTGAGAAAGATTTCCATGAG GTGGTGAAGCTGTGTGCTGAGTGTTTGGATAAGCAGGAGAACGTCTTGGCTGACACTCATCTGTACAAACTGCGTGTGCTCAGTGTAGCCAGCGAGGTGCTTTCATGCCAGCGCTTGTTCTCTGAGGCTGCAGTGTACGCTCAGAGGATGGTGGATGGATACAC GAAGTTATATCCCCACAACAACGCGCAACTGGGCTTGGCCAACATGCGTGCAGGTGTCATGCATTGGCAGTCGGGGCAAACTGAGCTGGGTCACAACATGATCTGCAAAGCATACGGCATTCTAATGGTCACCCACGGGCCCAACCATACTATCACCAAAGAATTGGAG TCCATGCGCATGCAAACTGAGATGGagttgaagaagaaaaagaaggtcATGTCAGACTGA